The stretch of DNA TGTCGAACCCGTCGCGACAGCGTCGTCAGCAGGGTCAGGGTCAGACCCGGCACCTGATCGAGCAGATCGGCGAAGTGCTTGCGGCCGATCACGAGCAGGCGCACCGGGGTATCGGCCACCACGGTGGCCGACCGCGGGCCCCCATCGAGCAGGCTCATCTCGCCGAAGAACGCGCCGGGGTGCAAGGTCACCCGCTTCTCGGGCGATACCTCGACGCGGGCGGTGCCGTCCAGGATCAGGAAGAACTCGTCGCCGGCCTCGCCGGCGCGGGTCAGGAGGCTCTCGGCGGGCACGTCGAAGACGCGTGCGATGCGTGCGACGCTCCGGAGCTGGCGCCGGCTGCAGCCCTCGAAGAGGGGCACCTCCTTGAGCCGCTCGATCCGATCCTCCTGCTTCGCTCCCGGCCCGGAGGACACCGGTCCCAGACGGCCCTCGGTGTCGTAGGGAATCGAGCCGTCCATCATCCGGCTGATGAGTTCCATCGAGACCCTCTTCTGGCTCGCCTGCGCGCGTGCCGGAGCCGAGACCGATCGGACAGGTGAGGCAGCTTAGTCTCAGGACACTGGACCGGTCAATCCCGAGCGGTGCGACGCGGCGCGCGCGCCGGCGGGATCAGGCGGCGAGCCGGTAGAACCGCGCCGCGTTGTCGCCGAGCACCTTGCGGCGGGCGTCCTCGGGGAGGGCGGCCAGGTGCGCCCGCAGCTCGCGCACCACGCCGAACGAGGCGTCGATGTGCGGGTAATCGGACGCCCAGATGAAGTAGTCGGCGCCGAGGTGCTGGATCATCTCGGCGGTGACCGACTCGTCGGGATCGGCCGAGATGAGGCACTGGCGATAGAAGTAGGCGCTGGGCTCCATGCGGATCGGGGTCTGGTGGGCCATCACCCGGTACTTGTGATCCAGCCGGTCGAGCCAGGCCGCGATCCAGTTCGAGCCGGCCTCGAGAACCGCGCAGCGCAGACGCGGGTACCGCTCGAACATGCCGGCGCACAGCATCTGGGTGAACGCGGCCATGACGTCGATGGCCAGGAACGCGAAGCCGAAAAGGCCGTCCGACGGATCCTTCCGCAGCCACTGCCGGAACCACTGCCGGTCGCGCACCACCACGTGGAAGGCGATCGGCATCTCGAGGTCCTGGGCGGTCTCCCAGAAGGGCGCGAATACCGGGTCGTCGAAGTGACGGCCGCCCCGCGCGGCGAGGTCCGGCGACAGGTAGATCCCGACGCAGCCGTCGCGACGGGCGCGCACGGTCTCCTCGACCGCCCCGGCCGGATCGAGCAGCGAGATGTGGGCGATGGGGTAGAGGCGGCTCGGCGAGGTGCGACAGAACTCGACCAGCCAGCGGTTGTATGCGCGGCTGTAGGCGGTGGCGAGCCCGCCGTCGGCCACGTGACCTTCCCAGCAGATGCCGATGGTCGGGTAGAGCAGGACCGCGTCGATTCCCTCCCCGTCCATCACCTGCAGCCGCGCGAGCGGATCGTAGCCGCCGGGCGGGCAGCCCTCGGCGTAGGTCACGTGCCCCCGTGTCAGCAGCTCGCGCGTGTCCATGTCGATGCCGCCCAGGGCGCCGAGCTGGCCGCGCAGCGTCTTCAGCGGCCGGCCATCGATGAGGAGGACCTCGTAGCCTTCCTGGTCGCGCGCGATGCGAATGGCTCGGTCGCGGTAGACGGGCTCCAGATACTTCACCCACAGGTCCGCCGGTTCGAGTACGTGTCCGTCGGCATCCACCACGCGGCCGGGGCTGTCGCTCATCGGATCCCTCCTGGGTTCGCGGCACGGCGAGCCTAGATCCGCCAGCGTCGATGCGTCAAGCGTCGGTTCTCGAGTAAAAGCTACCCGGTACTTTCGACTGGATGACGCTACGCGAGAGCGTCGGCGAGCCGGATATGAGCGTCACCCCACGCCGATTCCGTTGGCACAGGTCGTGCTGCCGGGTAGGCCCGCCCGATTTTCCGCGGGACCCCAGACCCTCCACCGGAGGACAGGCATGGCCGAGATCGACAGCCCCCAGCTGCTCACCGCCCTGCAGGCGCTCAGACGGGGCGACTTCTCGGCGCGCCTGCCGGTGGACTGGACGGGCGTGGGCGGCCGCATCGCGGACACCTTCAACGAAATCGTCGCGCTGACCGAGCACCTGGCCTCGGAGCTGGCGCGGCTGAACCGCGCGGTCGGCAAGCAGGGGCGGATCAGCCAGCGGGCCACGCTGACCGGGATGAGCGGCGGCTGGCTCGAGTGCGGCGTGGCGGTGAACTCGCTGATCGACGATCTGGTGTCGCCCACGCACGAGATGGCGCGGGTCATCGGCGCGGTGGCCAAGGGCGACCTGTCGCAGTCGATGCGGCTCGAGCG from Candidatus Methylomirabilota bacterium encodes:
- a CDS encoding amidohydrolase family protein, whose amino-acid sequence is MSDSPGRVVDADGHVLEPADLWVKYLEPVYRDRAIRIARDQEGYEVLLIDGRPLKTLRGQLGALGGIDMDTRELLTRGHVTYAEGCPPGGYDPLARLQVMDGEGIDAVLLYPTIGICWEGHVADGGLATAYSRAYNRWLVEFCRTSPSRLYPIAHISLLDPAGAVEETVRARRDGCVGIYLSPDLAARGGRHFDDPVFAPFWETAQDLEMPIAFHVVVRDRQWFRQWLRKDPSDGLFGFAFLAIDVMAAFTQMLCAGMFERYPRLRCAVLEAGSNWIAAWLDRLDHKYRVMAHQTPIRMEPSAYFYRQCLISADPDESVTAEMIQHLGADYFIWASDYPHIDASFGVVRELRAHLAALPEDARRKVLGDNAARFYRLAA
- a CDS encoding cyclic nucleotide-binding domain-containing protein, with the translated sequence MELISRMMDGSIPYDTEGRLGPVSSGPGAKQEDRIERLKEVPLFEGCSRRQLRSVARIARVFDVPAESLLTRAGEAGDEFFLILDGTARVEVSPEKRVTLHPGAFFGEMSLLDGGPRSATVVADTPVRLLVIGRKHFADLLDQVPGLTLTLLTTLSRRVRQAEAQAERARAAAGL